The following coding sequences are from one Kosakonia sp. H02 window:
- the aroQ gene encoding type II 3-dehydroquinate dehydratase — protein MADKFHILVLNGPNLNMLGTREPEKYGTLTLDEIVNRLSTEAASLDVELAHFQSNAEYAIIDRIHQAKDNIDFILINPAAFTHTSVAIRDALLAVSIPFIEIHLSNVHAREPFRHHSYLSDIAAGIICGLGADGYSYALQTAVKRLSQSH, from the coding sequence ATGGCTGATAAGTTCCACATATTGGTATTGAACGGACCGAACCTTAATATGCTCGGTACGCGCGAACCGGAGAAGTATGGCACGCTCACGCTCGACGAGATTGTTAACCGCTTGAGCACTGAAGCAGCGTCGCTTGATGTGGAACTGGCGCATTTTCAGTCAAACGCGGAGTACGCAATCATCGACCGTATTCATCAGGCTAAAGACAATATTGACTTCATCCTGATCAATCCGGCCGCGTTTACGCACACCAGTGTTGCTATCCGCGACGCATTGTTGGCGGTGAGTATCCCATTTATTGAGATCCACCTGAGCAATGTGCATGCGCGGGAGCCGTTCCGCCACCACTCTTATCTTTCGGATATTGCCGCAGGCATTATTTGCGGGCTGGGTGCGGACGGTTATTCATACGCTTTACAGACGGCGGTCAAACGCCTGTCACAATCACACTAA
- the msrQ gene encoding protein-methionine-sulfoxide reductase heme-binding subunit MsrQ, whose amino-acid sequence MRLTAKQITWLKVALHLAGLLPFLWLFWAANQGYFSADPAKDIQHFTGRMALKFLLASLLVAPLARYAKQPLLIRTRRLLGLWCFAWATLHLTSYALLELGINNLMLLGQELTTRPYLMLGAISWLILLALAATSTQWAQRKLGKRWQNLHNFVYLVAILAPIHYLWSVKILSPQPVIYAVAAFTLLAWRYKKFRQWWR is encoded by the coding sequence GTGCGTTTAACAGCAAAACAGATTACCTGGCTGAAAGTGGCGCTTCATCTGGCAGGCCTGCTGCCCTTCCTCTGGTTGTTCTGGGCAGCAAACCAGGGCTATTTCAGTGCCGATCCGGCGAAAGATATTCAGCATTTTACCGGCAGGATGGCGCTGAAGTTTCTGCTTGCCAGCCTGCTGGTCGCACCGCTCGCGCGTTATGCGAAACAACCTTTATTGATTCGCACCCGGCGCCTGCTCGGGCTATGGTGCTTTGCGTGGGCAACGTTGCACCTTACCAGCTACGCCTTGCTGGAGCTGGGCATTAATAATCTGATGCTGCTGGGCCAGGAGCTGACAACGCGGCCTTATTTAATGTTGGGGGCCATCAGTTGGTTGATTTTGCTCGCGCTGGCGGCGACCTCAACGCAGTGGGCGCAGCGTAAACTGGGCAAGCGCTGGCAAAACTTACACAACTTCGTCTATCTGGTGGCGATCCTCGCGCCGATTCACTACCTGTGGTCGGTGAAAATCCTCTCGCCTCAGCCTGTCATCTACGCCGTTGCGGCTTTCACCTTGTTAGCGTGGCGTTATAAGAAGTTCCGCCAGTGGTGGCGTTAA
- the accC gene encoding acetyl-CoA carboxylase biotin carboxylase subunit: MLDKIVIANRGEIALRILRACKELGIKTVAVHSTADRDLKHVLLADETVCIGPAPSVKSYLNIPAIISAAEITGAVAIHPGYGFLSENANFAEQVERSGFIFIGPKADTIRLMGDKVSAITAMKKAGVPTVPGSDGPLGDDMDANRAHAKRIGYPVIIKASGGGGGRGMRVVRKDADLAQSISMTRAEAKAAFNNDMVYMEKYLENPRHVEIQVLADGQGNAIYLAERDCSMQRRHQKVVEEAPAPGITPELRRYIGERCAKACVDIGYRGAGTFEFLFENGEFYFIEMNTRIQVEHPVTEMITGVDLIKEQLRIAAGQPLSIKQDEVIVKGHAVECRINAEDPNTFLPSPGKITRFHAPGGFGVRWESHIYAGYTVPPYYDSMIGKLICYGESRDVAIARMKNALQELIIDGIKTNVDLQMRIMSDENFQHGGTNIHYLEKKLGLQEK; this comes from the coding sequence ATGCTGGATAAAATTGTTATCGCCAACCGCGGCGAGATCGCATTGCGTATTCTTCGTGCCTGTAAAGAGCTGGGCATCAAGACTGTCGCTGTGCACTCGACGGCAGATCGCGATTTAAAACACGTATTACTGGCGGACGAAACGGTCTGTATCGGCCCGGCACCGTCCGTCAAAAGCTACCTGAACATCCCGGCGATTATTTCCGCTGCTGAAATTACTGGCGCAGTGGCGATTCACCCGGGTTACGGCTTCCTCTCTGAGAACGCCAACTTTGCCGAGCAGGTTGAGCGCTCCGGTTTTATCTTCATCGGCCCGAAAGCTGACACTATCCGCCTGATGGGCGACAAGGTGTCCGCGATCACCGCCATGAAGAAAGCCGGCGTTCCGACCGTACCAGGCTCTGACGGCCCGCTGGGCGACGATATGGATGCGAACCGCGCCCATGCGAAACGCATCGGTTACCCGGTCATCATCAAAGCGTCTGGCGGCGGCGGCGGTCGTGGTATGCGCGTTGTGCGCAAAGACGCCGACCTGGCACAGTCCATCAGCATGACCCGTGCGGAAGCGAAAGCCGCTTTCAACAACGACATGGTGTATATGGAGAAGTACCTGGAAAATCCTCGCCACGTCGAGATCCAGGTGTTGGCCGATGGTCAGGGCAATGCTATCTATCTGGCAGAGCGCGACTGCTCCATGCAGCGCCGCCACCAGAAAGTGGTCGAAGAAGCACCGGCACCGGGCATCACTCCGGAACTGCGTCGCTACATCGGCGAACGCTGCGCGAAAGCCTGTGTGGATATCGGTTATCGCGGCGCGGGTACCTTTGAGTTCCTGTTCGAAAACGGCGAATTCTACTTTATTGAGATGAACACCCGTATTCAGGTTGAACATCCGGTAACGGAAATGATCACTGGTGTCGACTTGATCAAAGAACAGTTGCGTATTGCAGCCGGTCAACCGCTGTCCATCAAGCAGGACGAGGTGATTGTTAAAGGTCATGCGGTTGAATGCCGTATCAACGCCGAAGACCCGAACACCTTCCTGCCGAGCCCGGGCAAAATCACGCGCTTCCACGCGCCTGGTGGCTTTGGCGTGCGTTGGGAATCGCATATTTACGCCGGTTACACCGTACCGCCGTATTACGATTCCATGATCGGCAAGCTTATCTGCTACGGCGAAAGCCGTGACGTAGCCATTGCGCGGATGAAAAATGCGCTGCAAGAGCTGATCATCGACGGGATTAAAACCAACGTTGATTTGCAGATGCGTATTATGAGCGACGAGAATTTCCAGCATGGTGGCACCAATATCCACTATCTGGAGAAAAAACTCGGTTTGCAGGAAAAATAA
- a CDS encoding YhdT family protein gives MDNRFVQAHKEARWALWLTLLYLAAWLVCAYLPGSAQGFTGLPRWFEMACLLTPLLFVLLCWAMVRFIFRDISLEDDDAN, from the coding sequence ATGGACAACCGTTTTGTTCAGGCCCACAAAGAAGCCCGCTGGGCGCTGTGGCTGACCCTTTTATATCTTGCCGCATGGTTAGTGTGCGCTTACTTGCCAGGCTCGGCGCAGGGATTCACCGGTTTACCGCGCTGGTTTGAGATGGCCTGCCTGTTAACACCGCTGCTGTTTGTTTTACTTTGCTGGGCGATGGTGCGGTTTATCTTCCGTGATATTTCGCTGGAGGATGACGATGCAAACTGA
- the accB gene encoding acetyl-CoA carboxylase biotin carboxyl carrier protein — translation MDIRKIKKLIELVEESGISELEISEGEESVRISRSAPNASFPLMQQAYAAPMMQQQPALATAVAPTAAEAPAAAAEISGHIVRSPMVGTFYRTPSPDAKAFIEIGQKVNVGDTLCIVEAMKMMNQIEADKAGVVKAILVESGQPVEFDEPLVVIE, via the coding sequence ATGGATATTCGTAAGATTAAAAAACTGATCGAGCTGGTTGAAGAATCAGGCATCTCTGAACTGGAAATTTCTGAAGGCGAAGAGTCTGTACGCATTAGCCGCAGCGCGCCGAATGCCAGCTTCCCGCTTATGCAGCAGGCTTATGCCGCGCCGATGATGCAACAACAGCCCGCTCTGGCTACCGCTGTTGCACCGACAGCCGCAGAAGCACCGGCAGCCGCAGCGGAAATCAGTGGTCACATCGTACGTTCCCCGATGGTCGGAACCTTCTATCGCACCCCGAGCCCGGACGCAAAAGCCTTTATCGAAATTGGCCAGAAAGTCAACGTGGGCGACACCCTCTGCATCGTTGAAGCCATGAAAATGATGAACCAGATCGAAGCCGATAAAGCAGGCGTGGTGAAAGCCATTCTGGTGGAAAGTGGCCAACCGGTTGAATTTGACGAGCCGCTGGTCGTCATCGAGTAA
- the msrP gene encoding protein-methionine-sulfoxide reductase catalytic subunit MsrP translates to MKKLTEADITAESVFMMQRRQVLKMLGIGATAATFSSAAHADLLSWFKGHDRPKAPAGKPLDFSKPEHWQNSLPLTPEDKVTGYNNFYEFGLDKADPAANAGSLKTDPWTLTIDGEVAKPLTLDHAALTSRFPLEERIYRMRCVEAWSMVVPWIGFPLHKLLALVEPTSNAKYVAFETRYAPEEMPGQKDRFIGGGLAYPYVEGLRIDEAMHPLTLLTVGVYGKALPPQNGAPIRLTVPWKYGFKGIKSIVSIKLTSKRPPTTWNLSAPDEYGFYANVNPHVDHPRWSQATERFIGSGGALDVKRQPTLLFNGYADEVASLYRGLDLRENF, encoded by the coding sequence ATGAAAAAACTGACCGAAGCTGATATCACCGCTGAATCCGTTTTTATGATGCAGCGCCGCCAGGTGTTAAAAATGCTGGGCATTGGCGCAACGGCGGCAACCTTTTCATCGGCGGCTCATGCCGATTTGTTGAGCTGGTTTAAAGGCCACGATCGCCCAAAAGCGCCAGCCGGAAAACCACTCGATTTCAGCAAGCCTGAACACTGGCAAAACTCGCTCCCGCTGACGCCGGAAGATAAGGTCACCGGCTACAACAACTTTTACGAGTTCGGGCTGGATAAAGCCGATCCTGCCGCCAATGCCGGGAGCCTGAAAACCGATCCCTGGACCTTAACGATAGATGGCGAAGTGGCAAAACCGCTCACGCTTGATCATGCGGCACTCACGTCGCGTTTCCCGCTGGAAGAGCGAATTTATCGCATGCGCTGCGTTGAAGCCTGGTCAATGGTCGTGCCGTGGATTGGTTTTCCGCTGCATAAATTGCTGGCGCTGGTAGAACCCACCAGCAATGCCAAATATGTCGCTTTCGAAACCCGCTATGCGCCGGAAGAGATGCCGGGGCAAAAAGATCGGTTCATCGGTGGCGGGTTAGCTTACCCGTATGTTGAAGGGCTACGTATAGATGAAGCGATGCACCCTTTGACCCTTCTTACCGTGGGTGTCTACGGCAAAGCCTTGCCGCCGCAAAATGGTGCGCCCATTCGCCTGACGGTGCCGTGGAAATATGGCTTTAAAGGCATAAAATCGATTGTCAGTATTAAACTGACCAGCAAACGGCCGCCTACCACCTGGAACCTCTCCGCGCCGGATGAGTATGGCTTTTACGCCAATGTGAACCCGCATGTTGACCACCCGCGCTGGTCGCAGGCGACCGAACGTTTTATTGGATCGGGCGGCGCATTAGATGTAAAACGTCAGCCAACCTTGCTGTTTAATGGTTACGCCGATGAGGTGGCATCCCTTTATCGCGGGCTGGATCTGCGGGAGAATTTTTGA